The Sylvia atricapilla isolate bSylAtr1 chromosome 12, bSylAtr1.pri, whole genome shotgun sequence genome has a segment encoding these proteins:
- the DHODH gene encoding dihydroorotate dehydrogenase (quinone), mitochondrial isoform X3: MMAAPLRGRLLALGGCGLLLGSALAAGDERFYAAAVMPALRALPPEAAHGLALRAAALGLLPPTRPDGPALEVRVLGQRFRNPLGLAAGFDKQCEAVDGLYKMGFGFVEVGTVTPKPQEGNPKPRVFRLVEDEAVINRYGFNSHGHAVVERRLRARQETQSRLTRAGMPLGVNLGKNKSSTDAAADYVAGVRTLGPLADYLVVNVSSPNTPGLRDLQGKAELRYLLSKVLVERDLLPCKRKPAVLVKIAPDLTAQDKQDIASVVCELGVDGLIVSNTTVSRPSSLRSKQRVEPGGLSGKPLRELSTQTIREMYALTQGRVPIIGVGGVSSGQDALEKIRAGASLVQLYTALVYHGPPVVRAVKQELEELLREQGFKNVMEAVGADHRC; the protein is encoded by the exons ATGATGGCGGCGCCGCTGCGC GGACGGCTGCTCGCGCTGGGAGGCTGCGGACTGCTCCTGGGATCGGCGCTGGCGGCAGGCGACGAGCGGTTTTACGCGGCGGCGGTGATGCCCGCGCTCCGGGCGCTGCCCCCTGAGGCCGCCCACGGCCTGGCTTTGCGCGCCGCCGCCCTCGGGCTGCTGCCCCCCACCCGTCCCGACGGCCCCGCGCTG GAGGTACGAGTCCTCGGGCAGCGATTCCGCAACCCATTGGGCCTGGCTGCTGGCTTCGACAAGCAGTGTGAGGCTGTGGACGGGCTGTACAAGATGGGCTTTGGCTTTGTGGAAGTGGGGACTGTCACGCCCAAGCCCCAGGAAGGGAACCCCAAGCCCAGGGTCTTCCGTCTGGTAGAGGACGAGGCGGTCATCAACAG GTATGGATTCAACAGCCATGGCCATGCCGTGGTGGAGCGTAGGCTGCGAGCCCGCCAGGAGACACAGAGCAGGCTCACTAGGG CTGGGATGCCTCTTGGAGTCAACCTGGGCAAGAACAAGAGCTCTACTGATGCTGCAGCTGACTATGTGGCTGGGGTCCGGACACTGGGCCCTTTGGCTGACTACCTTGTTGTGAACGTGTCCAGCCCAAACAccccggggctgcgggaccTGCAGGGCAAGGCTGAACTGCGGTACCTGCTGAGCAAG GTGCTGGTGGAGAGGGACCTGCTGCCCTGCAAGCGTaagccagctgtgctggtgaagATTGCCCCTGACCTCACTGCACAGGACAAGCAGGACATCGCCAGCGTTGTCTGTGAG ctgggTGTGGACGGGCTGATAGTCAGCAACACCACTGTGAGCCGCCCCAGCAGCCTCCGGAGCAAGCAGCGCGTGGAGCCTGGGGGACTCAGTGGGAAGCCCCTGCGGGAGCTGTCCACACAGACCATCAGGGAGATGTACGCTCTCACTCAAG GCCGGGTTCCCATCATTGGCGTGGGTGGGGTGAGCAGTGGGCAGGATGCTCTGGAGAAGATCCGTGCTGGAGCCTCGCTTGTGCAGCTGTATACAGCACTTGTGTACCATGGGCCACCAGTGGTGAGGGCCGTGAAGCAGGaactggaggagctgctgag GGAGCAGGGCTTCAAGAACGTCATGGAGGCAGTTGGAGCAGATCACCGCTGCTGA
- the DHODH gene encoding dihydroorotate dehydrogenase (quinone), mitochondrial isoform X5, translating into MMAAPLREVRVLGQRFRNPLGLAAGFDKQCEAVDGLYKMGFGFVEVGTVTPKPQEGNPKPRVFRLVEDEAVINRYGFNSHGHAVVERRLRARQETQSRLTRAGMPLGVNLGKNKSSTDAAADYVAGVRTLGPLADYLVVNVSSPNTPGLRDLQGKAELRYLLSKVLVERDLLPCKRKPAVLVKIAPDLTAQDKQDIASVVCELGVDGLIVSNTTVSRPSSLRSKQRVEPGGLSGKPLRELSTQTIREMYALTQGRVPIIGVGGVSSGQDALEKIRAGASLVQLYTALVYHGPPVVRAVKQELEELLRASRTSWRQLEQITAADVLQNEGLAGRSHG; encoded by the exons ATGATGGCGGCGCCGCTGCGC GAGGTACGAGTCCTCGGGCAGCGATTCCGCAACCCATTGGGCCTGGCTGCTGGCTTCGACAAGCAGTGTGAGGCTGTGGACGGGCTGTACAAGATGGGCTTTGGCTTTGTGGAAGTGGGGACTGTCACGCCCAAGCCCCAGGAAGGGAACCCCAAGCCCAGGGTCTTCCGTCTGGTAGAGGACGAGGCGGTCATCAACAG GTATGGATTCAACAGCCATGGCCATGCCGTGGTGGAGCGTAGGCTGCGAGCCCGCCAGGAGACACAGAGCAGGCTCACTAGGG CTGGGATGCCTCTTGGAGTCAACCTGGGCAAGAACAAGAGCTCTACTGATGCTGCAGCTGACTATGTGGCTGGGGTCCGGACACTGGGCCCTTTGGCTGACTACCTTGTTGTGAACGTGTCCAGCCCAAACAccccggggctgcgggaccTGCAGGGCAAGGCTGAACTGCGGTACCTGCTGAGCAAG GTGCTGGTGGAGAGGGACCTGCTGCCCTGCAAGCGTaagccagctgtgctggtgaagATTGCCCCTGACCTCACTGCACAGGACAAGCAGGACATCGCCAGCGTTGTCTGTGAG ctgggTGTGGACGGGCTGATAGTCAGCAACACCACTGTGAGCCGCCCCAGCAGCCTCCGGAGCAAGCAGCGCGTGGAGCCTGGGGGACTCAGTGGGAAGCCCCTGCGGGAGCTGTCCACACAGACCATCAGGGAGATGTACGCTCTCACTCAAG GCCGGGTTCCCATCATTGGCGTGGGTGGGGTGAGCAGTGGGCAGGATGCTCTGGAGAAGATCCGTGCTGGAGCCTCGCTTGTGCAGCTGTATACAGCACTTGTGTACCATGGGCCACCAGTGGTGAGGGCCGTGAAGCAGGaactggaggagctgctgag GGCTTCAAGAACGTCATGGAGGCAGTTGGAGCAGATCACCGCTGCTGACGTGCTGCAGAATGAAGGTCTAGCTGGGAGGAGCCATGGCTGA
- the DHODH gene encoding dihydroorotate dehydrogenase (quinone), mitochondrial isoform X2: protein MAQGRLLALGGCGLLLGSALAAGDERFYAAAVMPALRALPPEAAHGLALRAAALGLLPPTRPDGPALEVRVLGQRFRNPLGLAAGFDKQCEAVDGLYKMGFGFVEVGTVTPKPQEGNPKPRVFRLVEDEAVINRYGFNSHGHAVVERRLRARQETQSRLTRAGMPLGVNLGKNKSSTDAAADYVAGVRTLGPLADYLVVNVSSPNTPGLRDLQGKAELRYLLSKVLVERDLLPCKRKPAVLVKIAPDLTAQDKQDIASVVCELGVDGLIVSNTTVSRPSSLRSKQRVEPGGLSGKPLRELSTQTIREMYALTQGRVPIIGVGGVSSGQDALEKIRAGASLVQLYTALVYHGPPVVRAVKQELEELLRASRTSWRQLEQITAADVLQNEGLAGRSHG from the exons ATGGCGCAGGGACGGCTGCTCGCGCTGGGAGGCTGCGGACTGCTCCTGGGATCGGCGCTGGCGGCAGGCGACGAGCGGTTTTACGCGGCGGCGGTGATGCCCGCGCTCCGGGCGCTGCCCCCTGAGGCCGCCCACGGCCTGGCTTTGCGCGCCGCCGCCCTCGGGCTGCTGCCCCCCACCCGTCCCGACGGCCCCGCGCTG GAGGTACGAGTCCTCGGGCAGCGATTCCGCAACCCATTGGGCCTGGCTGCTGGCTTCGACAAGCAGTGTGAGGCTGTGGACGGGCTGTACAAGATGGGCTTTGGCTTTGTGGAAGTGGGGACTGTCACGCCCAAGCCCCAGGAAGGGAACCCCAAGCCCAGGGTCTTCCGTCTGGTAGAGGACGAGGCGGTCATCAACAG GTATGGATTCAACAGCCATGGCCATGCCGTGGTGGAGCGTAGGCTGCGAGCCCGCCAGGAGACACAGAGCAGGCTCACTAGGG CTGGGATGCCTCTTGGAGTCAACCTGGGCAAGAACAAGAGCTCTACTGATGCTGCAGCTGACTATGTGGCTGGGGTCCGGACACTGGGCCCTTTGGCTGACTACCTTGTTGTGAACGTGTCCAGCCCAAACAccccggggctgcgggaccTGCAGGGCAAGGCTGAACTGCGGTACCTGCTGAGCAAG GTGCTGGTGGAGAGGGACCTGCTGCCCTGCAAGCGTaagccagctgtgctggtgaagATTGCCCCTGACCTCACTGCACAGGACAAGCAGGACATCGCCAGCGTTGTCTGTGAG ctgggTGTGGACGGGCTGATAGTCAGCAACACCACTGTGAGCCGCCCCAGCAGCCTCCGGAGCAAGCAGCGCGTGGAGCCTGGGGGACTCAGTGGGAAGCCCCTGCGGGAGCTGTCCACACAGACCATCAGGGAGATGTACGCTCTCACTCAAG GCCGGGTTCCCATCATTGGCGTGGGTGGGGTGAGCAGTGGGCAGGATGCTCTGGAGAAGATCCGTGCTGGAGCCTCGCTTGTGCAGCTGTATACAGCACTTGTGTACCATGGGCCACCAGTGGTGAGGGCCGTGAAGCAGGaactggaggagctgctgag GGCTTCAAGAACGTCATGGAGGCAGTTGGAGCAGATCACCGCTGCTGACGTGCTGCAGAATGAAGGTCTAGCTGGGAGGAGCCATGGCTGA
- the DHODH gene encoding dihydroorotate dehydrogenase (quinone), mitochondrial isoform X4: MAQGRLLALGGCGLLLGSALAAGDERFYAAAVMPALRALPPEAAHGLALRAAALGLLPPTRPDGPALEVRVLGQRFRNPLGLAAGFDKQCEAVDGLYKMGFGFVEVGTVTPKPQEGNPKPRVFRLVEDEAVINRYGFNSHGHAVVERRLRARQETQSRLTRAGMPLGVNLGKNKSSTDAAADYVAGVRTLGPLADYLVVNVSSPNTPGLRDLQGKAELRYLLSKVLVERDLLPCKRKPAVLVKIAPDLTAQDKQDIASVVCELGVDGLIVSNTTVSRPSSLRSKQRVEPGGLSGKPLRELSTQTIREMYALTQGRVPIIGVGGVSSGQDALEKIRAGASLVQLYTALVYHGPPVVRAVKQELEELLREQGFKNVMEAVGADHRC, encoded by the exons ATGGCGCAGGGACGGCTGCTCGCGCTGGGAGGCTGCGGACTGCTCCTGGGATCGGCGCTGGCGGCAGGCGACGAGCGGTTTTACGCGGCGGCGGTGATGCCCGCGCTCCGGGCGCTGCCCCCTGAGGCCGCCCACGGCCTGGCTTTGCGCGCCGCCGCCCTCGGGCTGCTGCCCCCCACCCGTCCCGACGGCCCCGCGCTG GAGGTACGAGTCCTCGGGCAGCGATTCCGCAACCCATTGGGCCTGGCTGCTGGCTTCGACAAGCAGTGTGAGGCTGTGGACGGGCTGTACAAGATGGGCTTTGGCTTTGTGGAAGTGGGGACTGTCACGCCCAAGCCCCAGGAAGGGAACCCCAAGCCCAGGGTCTTCCGTCTGGTAGAGGACGAGGCGGTCATCAACAG GTATGGATTCAACAGCCATGGCCATGCCGTGGTGGAGCGTAGGCTGCGAGCCCGCCAGGAGACACAGAGCAGGCTCACTAGGG CTGGGATGCCTCTTGGAGTCAACCTGGGCAAGAACAAGAGCTCTACTGATGCTGCAGCTGACTATGTGGCTGGGGTCCGGACACTGGGCCCTTTGGCTGACTACCTTGTTGTGAACGTGTCCAGCCCAAACAccccggggctgcgggaccTGCAGGGCAAGGCTGAACTGCGGTACCTGCTGAGCAAG GTGCTGGTGGAGAGGGACCTGCTGCCCTGCAAGCGTaagccagctgtgctggtgaagATTGCCCCTGACCTCACTGCACAGGACAAGCAGGACATCGCCAGCGTTGTCTGTGAG ctgggTGTGGACGGGCTGATAGTCAGCAACACCACTGTGAGCCGCCCCAGCAGCCTCCGGAGCAAGCAGCGCGTGGAGCCTGGGGGACTCAGTGGGAAGCCCCTGCGGGAGCTGTCCACACAGACCATCAGGGAGATGTACGCTCTCACTCAAG GCCGGGTTCCCATCATTGGCGTGGGTGGGGTGAGCAGTGGGCAGGATGCTCTGGAGAAGATCCGTGCTGGAGCCTCGCTTGTGCAGCTGTATACAGCACTTGTGTACCATGGGCCACCAGTGGTGAGGGCCGTGAAGCAGGaactggaggagctgctgag GGAGCAGGGCTTCAAGAACGTCATGGAGGCAGTTGGAGCAGATCACCGCTGCTGA
- the DHODH gene encoding dihydroorotate dehydrogenase (quinone), mitochondrial isoform X1, giving the protein MMAAPLRGRLLALGGCGLLLGSALAAGDERFYAAAVMPALRALPPEAAHGLALRAAALGLLPPTRPDGPALEVRVLGQRFRNPLGLAAGFDKQCEAVDGLYKMGFGFVEVGTVTPKPQEGNPKPRVFRLVEDEAVINRYGFNSHGHAVVERRLRARQETQSRLTRAGMPLGVNLGKNKSSTDAAADYVAGVRTLGPLADYLVVNVSSPNTPGLRDLQGKAELRYLLSKVLVERDLLPCKRKPAVLVKIAPDLTAQDKQDIASVVCELGVDGLIVSNTTVSRPSSLRSKQRVEPGGLSGKPLRELSTQTIREMYALTQGRVPIIGVGGVSSGQDALEKIRAGASLVQLYTALVYHGPPVVRAVKQELEELLRASRTSWRQLEQITAADVLQNEGLAGRSHG; this is encoded by the exons ATGATGGCGGCGCCGCTGCGC GGACGGCTGCTCGCGCTGGGAGGCTGCGGACTGCTCCTGGGATCGGCGCTGGCGGCAGGCGACGAGCGGTTTTACGCGGCGGCGGTGATGCCCGCGCTCCGGGCGCTGCCCCCTGAGGCCGCCCACGGCCTGGCTTTGCGCGCCGCCGCCCTCGGGCTGCTGCCCCCCACCCGTCCCGACGGCCCCGCGCTG GAGGTACGAGTCCTCGGGCAGCGATTCCGCAACCCATTGGGCCTGGCTGCTGGCTTCGACAAGCAGTGTGAGGCTGTGGACGGGCTGTACAAGATGGGCTTTGGCTTTGTGGAAGTGGGGACTGTCACGCCCAAGCCCCAGGAAGGGAACCCCAAGCCCAGGGTCTTCCGTCTGGTAGAGGACGAGGCGGTCATCAACAG GTATGGATTCAACAGCCATGGCCATGCCGTGGTGGAGCGTAGGCTGCGAGCCCGCCAGGAGACACAGAGCAGGCTCACTAGGG CTGGGATGCCTCTTGGAGTCAACCTGGGCAAGAACAAGAGCTCTACTGATGCTGCAGCTGACTATGTGGCTGGGGTCCGGACACTGGGCCCTTTGGCTGACTACCTTGTTGTGAACGTGTCCAGCCCAAACAccccggggctgcgggaccTGCAGGGCAAGGCTGAACTGCGGTACCTGCTGAGCAAG GTGCTGGTGGAGAGGGACCTGCTGCCCTGCAAGCGTaagccagctgtgctggtgaagATTGCCCCTGACCTCACTGCACAGGACAAGCAGGACATCGCCAGCGTTGTCTGTGAG ctgggTGTGGACGGGCTGATAGTCAGCAACACCACTGTGAGCCGCCCCAGCAGCCTCCGGAGCAAGCAGCGCGTGGAGCCTGGGGGACTCAGTGGGAAGCCCCTGCGGGAGCTGTCCACACAGACCATCAGGGAGATGTACGCTCTCACTCAAG GCCGGGTTCCCATCATTGGCGTGGGTGGGGTGAGCAGTGGGCAGGATGCTCTGGAGAAGATCCGTGCTGGAGCCTCGCTTGTGCAGCTGTATACAGCACTTGTGTACCATGGGCCACCAGTGGTGAGGGCCGTGAAGCAGGaactggaggagctgctgag GGCTTCAAGAACGTCATGGAGGCAGTTGGAGCAGATCACCGCTGCTGACGTGCTGCAGAATGAAGGTCTAGCTGGGAGGAGCCATGGCTGA